A single genomic interval of Prunus dulcis chromosome 5, ALMONDv2, whole genome shotgun sequence harbors:
- the LOC117627756 gene encoding cellulose synthase-like protein D3, translating to MGSESPVNFSGGSPRARVHHVTQTSNDLDSDIGGVEFATYTVHIPSTPDNQPMGMSMEWSTSQRVEDQYASSSLFTGGYNCITRAHLKEKVIESVTSHPQMTGAKGSNCAVPGCDAKVVTDERGVDIVPCECDYKICLDCYRDAIRTGDHICPGCKEPYKELDVSEYAGNNGQHLQVPFTSKMERRLSLMKSTAVMGRQSSEFDHTKWLFETKGSYGYGNAIWPKVDVDGSQEGIGGDPKVFHDKQWRPLTRKLNISAAILSPYRILILVRMVVLGLFLQWRIRNPNEDAVWLWAMSVVCEIWFAFSWLLDQLPKLCPINRITNLDVLKEKFESPNPSNPTGKSDLPGIDIFVSTADPEKEPPLVTANTILSILAADYPVEKLSCYVSDDGGALLTFEAMAEAASFANLWVPFCRKHAIEPRNPESYFNLKRDPYKNKVRPDFVKDRRRLKREYDEFKVRINGLPDSIRRRSDAYNARDEMKAMKLGREIGNDEAVEKIKIPKATWMADGTHWPGTWTVSVPEHSRGDHASIMQVMLKPPSDEPLRGTSMDSSSLDLSEVDIRLPMLVYVSREKRPGYDHNKKAGAMNALVRASAVMSNGPFILNLDCDHYVYNSQALREGMCFMMDRGGDRICYVQFPQRFEGIDPSDRYANHNTVFFDVNMRALDGLQGPVYVGTGCLFRRTALYGFDPPRVKKCRNGCCCCSGFSARRRTRKSSSSVASAPEVASQDCQSIEVGEFGDDEEINLALVPKKFGNSSFLVDSIRVAEFQGRPIADHPSMKHGRPPGALTLPRELLDASTVAEAISVISCWYEDKTEWGQRIGWIYGSVTEDVVTGYRMHNRGWRSVYCVTKRDAFRGTAPINLTDRLHQVLRWATGSVEIFFSRNNALLASSRMKILQRIAYLNVGMYPFTSFFLIVYCFLPALSLFSGQFIVQSLNITFLAYLLGITITLILLAVLEIKWSGIALEEWWRNEQFWLIGGTSAHLAAVLQGLLKVIAGIEISFTLTSKSGGDDADDEFVDLYIFKWTSLMIPPITIMMTNLIAIAVATCRTIYSVIPQWSRLLGGVFFSFWVLAHLYPFAKGLMGRRGKTPTIVFVWSGLMAITISLLWVAISPPSGTNQIGGSFQFP from the exons ATGGGTTCTGAGTCTCCAGTCAATTTCTCAGGTGGATctcctagggctagggttcaCCATGTTACCCAAACTAGCAATGACCTTGACAGTGACATTGGGGGTGTTGAATTTGCAACCTACACTGTCCACATACCCTCTACACCTGATAATCAGCCCATGGGAATGTCCATGGAGTGGTCCACTTCTCAGAGAGTTGAGGACCAGTATGCTTCCAGTTCTTTGTTTACCGGCGGTTATAATTGCATTACCCGAGCTCATTTGAAGGAAAAGGTGATTGAGTCCGTAACTAGCCATCCCCAGATGACCGGCGCGAAAGGGTCGAATTGCGCTGTGCCCGGTTGTGATGCTAAGGTAGTCACTGATGAGAGGGGAGTAGACATAGTCCCGTGCGAGTGTGATTACAAGATCTGTTTGGATTGTTATAGGGACGCTATAAGAACAGGTGATCATATTTGTCCTGGCTGCAAAGAACCTTATAAGGAGCTGGATGTGAGTGAGTATGCTGGGAATAATGGGCAGCATCTGCAGGTGCCATTCACTTCGAAGATGGAGAGGAGGTTGTCGTTGATGAAGTCAACAGCAGTGATGGGGCGTCAGAGCAGTGAGTTTGATCATACCAAATGGTTGTTCGAGACAAAGGGTAGTTATGGATATGGAAATGCTATATGGCCAAAGGTTGATGTCGATGGGAGCCAGGAGGGGATTGGCGGTGATCCTAAAGTCTTTCATGACAAGCAATGGAGGCCACTTACGCGCAAACTGAATATCTCTGCTGCAATTCTGAGTCCTTATCG GATCCTAATATTAGTTCGAATGGTTGTCCTTGGACTATTTTTGCAATGGAGAATCAGAAACCCTAATGAGGATGCAGTGTGGTTGTGGGCTATGTCTGTCGTTTGTGAAATCTGGTTCGCCTTCTCCTGGCTACTTGATCAGCTTCCAAAGCTCTGTCCCATCAATCGCATTACTAATCTTGATGTTCTAAAGGAGAAGTTTGAATCACCTAATCCCAGCAATCCTACTGGAAAATCTGATCTTCCAGGCATAgatatttttgtatcaacAGCAGATCCAGAGAAGGAACCACCTCTTGTCACTGCAAACACCATTCTATCAATCCTTGCGGCTGACTACCCTGTTGAGAAGCTTTCTTGCTATGTTTCTGATGATGGAGGTGCACTTTTGACCTTTGAGGCCATGGCAGAAGCTGCTAGTTTTGCCAATTTGTGGGTGCCATTTTGCCGGAAGCATGCTATTGAGCCACGAAATCCAGAATCGTACTTCAATCTGAAGAGAGATCCTTATAAGAATAAAGTAAGGCCAGATTTTGTCAAGGACCGCAGACGGTTGAAGCGTGAGTATGATGAATTTAAGGTTAGGATTAATGGCCTTCCTGATTCAATTCGAAGACGTTCTGATGCCTATAATGCTCGGGACGAGATGAAGGCTATGAAACTTGGGAGAGAGATTGGAAATGATGAAGCAGTAGAAAAGATAAAGATCCCGAAAGCTACTTGGATGGCTGATGGAACCCATTGGCCTGGCACTTGGACAGTTTCTGTGCCTGAGCATTCTAGGGGTGATCATGCCAGTATCATGCAG GTGATGTTGAAACCTCCTAGTGATGAACCACTTAGAGGAACATCAATGGATTCAAGTTCCTTGGACCTAAGTGAGGTTGATATTCGTCTCCCCATGCTCGTTTATGTTTCTCGCGAAAAGCGGCCTGGCTATGATCACAACAAGAAAGCTGGTGCCATGAATGCTCTGGTTCGCGCCTCAGCAGTCATGTCCAATGGCCCCTTCATTCTCAACCTTGACTGTGACCATTACGTCTACAACTCCCAAGCACTGAGAGAAGGTATGTGCTTCATGATGGACCGTGGTGGTGATCGCATTTGTTATGTGCAGTTTCCTCAGAGGTTTGAAGGAATTGACCCTTCTGATCGCTATGCCAACCACAACACTGTTTTCTTTGATGTCAACATGCGTGCGCTTGATGGCCTTCAGGGTCCAGTGTATGTAGGAACTGGATGCCTCTTTCGCCGCACTGCCCTTTATGGCTTTGATCCTCCTCGGGTGAAAAAGTGTCGTAATGGTTGCTGTTGCTGCAGTGGTTTCTCTGCCCGTCGTCGCACAAggaaatcttcttcttcagttgCTTCTGCCCCTGAAGTTGCCTCCCAAGACTGCCAATCAATTGAAGTTGGAGAGTTTGgtgatgatgaagaaataAATCTTGCTCTTGTTCCTAAAAAGTTTGGAAACTCAAGCTTCCTTGTTGACTCAATTCGAGTGGCAGAATTCCAAGGTCGGCCCATTGCTGATCATCCATCCATGAAACATGGACGGCCCCCGGGCGCTCTCACTCTCCCTCGGGAGCTTCTTGATGCATCAACGGTTGCAGAGGCAATCAGTGTCATCTCATGCTGGTATGAGGATAAGACTGAATGGGGCCAGAGAATTGGGTGGATTTATGGATCAGTAACTGAAGATGTGGTGACAGGTTACAGGATGCACAACCGTGGATGGAGATCTGTTTATTGTGTTACAAAGAGGGATGCTTTCAGAGGGACTGCCCCCATCAATCTTACTGACCGGCTGCATCAGGTGCTCCGATGGGCTACTGGCTCTGTtgagattttcttttctcgCAACAATGCTCTTCTGGCCAGCTCAAGGATGAAAATTCTGCAGAGGATCGCTTACCTGAATGTGGGAATGTACCCTTTCACTTCCTTTTTCCTCATTGTTTACTGCTTCCTTCCCGCGCTCTCCCTCTTTTCGGGTCAGTTCATTGTTCAGTCCCTCAACATAACCTTCCTGGCATACCTCCTGGGCATCACAATCACCCTCATTCTTCTCGCCGTGCTGGAGATCAAGTGGTCTGGCATTGCACTGGAAGAGTGGTGGAGGAACGAGCAGTTTTGGTTGATTGGAGGCACAAGTGCTCATCTAGCTGCTGTGCTGCAAGGCCTTCTGAAGGTGATAGCAGGAATAGAGATTTCCTTCACTTTGACATCGAAATCTGGTGGTGACGATGCAGATGATGAGTTTGTTGATCTCTACATCTTCAAATGGACGTCTCTGATGATACCACCCATCACCATCATGATGACAAACTTGATTGCAATTGCAGTTGCAACTTGTCGAACGATATACAGCGTGATACCGCAGTGGAGCCGGTTGCTTGGAGGTGTGTTCTTCAGTTTCTGGGTGTTGGCTCATTTGTATCCGTTTGCCAAAGGGCTCATGGGAAGAAGAGGGAAGACACCCACCATTGTGTTTGTGTGGTCTGGTCTTATGGCAATCACCATTTCTCTCCTTTGGGTGGCTATCAGCCCCCCATCAGGCACTAATCAAATTGGGGGCTCATTCCAGTTCCCTTAG
- the LOC117627230 gene encoding probable xyloglucan endotransglucosylase/hydrolase protein 30, with translation MMEEGTIKRCRCWFNGISLFLHPLIITVLIISMCMANIGNVDAAFSNLTTIPFNQGYSPLFGDGNLVRSPDGKGVRLLLDRFTGSGFISSNLYNHGFFSANIKLPSDYTAGICVAFYTSNADVFEKSHDELDIEFLGNTEGKPWRFQTNIYGNGSTNRGREERYRLWFDPTRDFHRYSILWTPQITIFYVDDVPIREVGSREEMGGDYPSKPMSLYTTIWDASNWATSGGKYKVNYKYAPFVAEFKDLVLDGCPADPIQQIPAAEACAEKYALLATQDYSVITPQRRAAMRRFRQRYMYYSYCYDSLRYPVPPPECVTIAAERARFKDTGRLKFGGSHKRQSKRRTRNRNRVLPDSDVTPY, from the exons atgatggaGGAGGGGACAATAAAACGTTGTAGATGTTGGTTTAATGggatttctctctttctccacCCTCTGATCATCACTGTCTTAATCATATCCATGTGTATGGCTAATATTGGCAACGTGGACGCAGCTTTCAGTAACCTCACCACCATCCCCTTCAACCAAGGATACAGCCCTCTCTTCGGTGATGGCAATCTGGTCCGCTCCCCCGACGGGAAAGGTGTTCGTCTTCTCCTCGACCGCTTTACAG ggTCTGGCTTCATCTCCTCTAACCTCTACAACCATGGCTTCTTCAGCGCCAACATTAAGTTGCCATCCGATTACACTGCCGGTATCTGTGTTGCCTTCTAC ACCTCAAACGCGGACGTATTCGAGAAGAGCCACGACGAGTTAGACATAGAATTCTTAGGGAACACAGAAGGGAAGCCATGGAGATTCCAAACCAACATCTACGGAAATGGCAGCACTAACCGCGGCCGGGAAGAGCGTTACCGGCTGTGGTTCGACCCTACCAGGGACTTCCACCGATATAGCATTCTTTGGACCCCTCAAATCACCAT ATTTTATGTGGATGACGTTCCAATTAGAGAGGTGGGGAGCAGGGAAGAGATGGGGGGTGACTACCCATCAAAGCCAATGTCGTTGTATACGACTATATGGGATGCTAGCAATTGGGCCACGTCAGGAGGGAAATACAAGGTGAATTATAAATATGCCCCTTTTGTAGCCGAATTTAAAGACCTAGTCCTGGATGGCTGCCCTGCCGACCCCATCCAGCAAATCCCAGCCGCTGAGGCATGCGCCGAGAAATACGCCCTCCTCGCCACCCAGGACTACTCCGTCATCACACCTCAGCGGCGGGCCGCCATGCGCAGGTTCAGGCAGCGGTACATGTACTACTCTTATTGCTATGATTCGTTGCGGTATCCCGTGCCACCTCCCGAGTGCGTCACCATTGCGGCTGAGAGGGCGCGCTTTAAGGACACCGGCAGGTTGAAGTTTGGCGGCAGCCACAAGCGGCAGTCCAAGCGGAGAACCCGCAATCGCAATCGGGTCCTCCCTGATTCGGACGTTACGCCCTATTAA
- the LOC117627229 gene encoding UV-B-induced protein At3g17800, chloroplastic, whose protein sequence is MQVSGVIGDVSLVIPSGGGLSWPEFRHFHSHTLSNSKPFLSGAFFRSCPSSCIPKLGNGLYKCRARGLIVRASKDSSDNLVPVAPLQFESPAGQLLAQILQNHPHLLSAAIDQQLENLQKDRDAQREETSASSEDPLYKRIAQVKEKERRMALEEIIYCLIVQKFIENDISMIPKISSTSDPTGRVDFWPMQEKKLESVHSPEALEMIQSHLSLVLGERLVGPLSAIVEISKIKLGKLYAASIMYGYFLKRVDQRFQLERTMNTLPDGFTPDAAPANQLWDPDSLIRIPPDGGSDSDGGSYMNNGDDKSYRLRSYVMYLDAETLQRYATIRSKEAISLIENQTQALFGRPDIRITEDGSIDASNDEVIALTFSGLTMLVLEAVAFGSFLWDAETYIESNYHFLKS, encoded by the exons ATGCAGGTTTCAGGTGTTATTGGCGACGTTTCGTTGGTGATTCCTTCAGGCGGTGGTCTTAGCTGGCCAGAATTCAGACACTTCCATTCGCATACGCTCTCTAACTCCAAGCCATTTCTTTCTGGTGCTTTTTTCAGA agCTGTCCTTCATCTTGCATCCCAAAGCTGGGAAATGGACTGTATAAGTGCCGAGCAAGAGGGTTGATTGTGAGAGCATCAAAGGATTCAAGTGATAATTTGGTGCCAGTTGCTCCTCTTCAATTTGAATCCCCTGCCGGCCAGCTTTTGGCCCAAATATTGCAAAATCATCCACATCTACTATCTGCAGCCATTGATCAGCAGCTTGAGAACCTTCAAAAAGATAGAGATGCCCAGAGAGAAGAAACTTCTGCTTCATCTGAAGATCCCCTCTACAA GCGAATAGCTCAAgtcaaagagaaagaaagacgCATGGCATTGGAAGAGATAATATACTGCTTGATAGTGCAGAAATTCATAGAGAATGATATTTCAATGATCCCGAAGATATCATCGACCTCAGATCCCACTGGAAGAGTGGATTTCTGGCCAAtgcaagaaaagaaactagaaTCTGTTCATTCTCCTGAAGCATTGGAGATGATACAGAGCCACTTATCCCTTGTACTTGGAGAGCGACTTGTGGGCCCTCTTTCTGCGATCGTTGAGATTAGCAaaatcaaacttggaaagttGTATGCTGCTTCAATAATGTACGGATATTTTCTCAAGAGAGTTGATCAGCGGTTTCAGCTTGAGAGAACCATGAACACCCTTCCAGATGGTTTCACTCCAGATGCAGCACCAGCAAACCAGCTATGGGATCCGGATTCCTTGATCCGGATACCTCCAGACGGTGGTAGTGATAGTGATGGAGGTAGTTACATGAACAATGGTGATGACAAGTCCTATCGACTGAGATCCTATGTGATGTACTTGGATGCAGAGACTCTCCAGAGATACGCTACTATAAGATCAAAGGAAGCGATTTCTTTGATTGAAAATCAGACACAAGCACTATTTGGGAGACCTGATATCAGGATTACTGAGGATGGTTCAATCGATGCCTCTAACGATGAAGTGATTGCGCTTACTTTCTCTGGATTGACAATGCTTGTCTTGGAAGCTGTTGCTTTCGGATCATTCCTATGGGATGCTGAAACCTACATTGAATCCAATTATCACTTTCTCAAAAGCTAA
- the LOC117627316 gene encoding O-fucosyltransferase 1-like, with protein MRRLGLHQRQHAKPAGGGGGGVKGMIGRLLIAVVVVLICTISFIVTSTSNGGARSGSRSKMSLGELWRSADSVGWRPSSAPRSDWPPPPSETNGYLRVRCNGGLNQQRTAICNAVLAARIMNATLVLPELDANSFWHDDSGFRGIYDVEHFMKSLRYDVKIVEKMPEIRKNGKTKKIKAVQLRPPRDAPISWYTTDALVKMKEHGAIYLTPFSHRLAEEIDNPEYQRLRCRVNYHALRFKTNIMKLSQSIVDKLRAQGHFMSIHLRFEMDMLAFAGCFDIFNSKEQEILKKYRKENFAPKKLVYKERRAIGKCPLTPEEVGLILRAMGFNNSTRIYLAAGDLFGGERFMKPFWALFPHLENHSSVDPSDELAENTQGLLGSAVDYMVCLLSDIFMPTYDGPSNFANNLLGHRLYYGFRTTIRPDRKALAPMFIDREKGRTVGFEETVRQAMFKTNLGGPHKRIPPESFYTNSWPECFCQTSPQNPAHKCPPDNVLEILDSS; from the exons ATGCGAAG ACTGGGGCTTCATCAACGGCAGCATGCGAAGCCAGCcggaggtggaggaggaggggtGAAAGGCATGATTGGGAGGCTATTGATCGCGGTTGTGGTTGTCTTGATCTGCAccatttcttttattgttacaTCGACGAGCAATGGCGGCGCTCGATCTGGCTCTCGCTCTAAG ATGAGTTTAGGTGAACTTTGGAGAAGTGCTGATTCTGTTGGTTGGAGACCATCATCAGCTCCACGGTCTGATTGGCCCC CTCCACCAAGCGAGACTAACGGCTACCTACGTGTGCGCTGTAATGGTGGTCTCAATCAACAACGCACTGCG ATCTGCAATGCAGTTCTTGCAGCAAGAATCATGAATGCTACACTTGTCCTGCCTGAATTGGATGCAAACTCTTTTTGGCATGATGATAG TGGTTTCCGCGGTATCTATGATGTTGAGCATTTTATGAAGTCATTGAGGTATGATGTAAAAATTGTGGAAAAAATGCCAGAAATTCGCAAAAATGGGAAGACCAAGAAGATAAAAGCTGTACAG CTTCGTCCCCCTAGAGATGCTCCTATCAGTTGGTATACTACAGACGCTCTTGTGAAAATGAAGGAGCATGGTGCTATTTATCTTACTCCATTTTCACATCGTTTGGCAGAAGAAATTGACAACCCTGAGTATCAACGGTTGAGGTGTAGAGTTAACTATCATGCTTTGAGGTTTAAGACAAATATTATGAAGTTAAGTCAATCAATAGTAGATAAGCTTCGCGCACAAGGTCACTTCATGTCCATACATCTTCGTTTTGAGATGGATATGCTGGCATTTGCTGG GTGCTTTGATATTTTCAACTCCAAAGAGCAGGAGATTTTGAAGAAGTAtcgaaaagaaaattttgcacCAAAGAAGCTTGTCTACAAGGAAAGAAGAGCCATTGGAAAATGCCCATTAACTCCAGAAGAG GTCGGTCTTATTTTACGTGCAATGGGGTTTAACAATTCTACCAGGATATACTTAGCTGCTGGTGACCTATTTGGTGGGGAGAGATTCATGAAACCTTTTTGGGCTTTGTTCCCTCACCTTGAGAACCACAGTTCTGTAGATCCCTCAGACGAGCTAGCAGAAAACACCCAGGGGTTGTTAGGGTCTGCAGTGGACTACATGGTTTGTCTTCTCTCTGATATTTTTATGCCCACATATGATGGCCCTAGCAACTTTGCAAACAATCTCCTTGGTCACCGCCTTTATTATGGCTTCCGAACCACAATTAGACCCGACAGGAAAGCACTTGCCCCAATGTTCATTGATCGAGAGAAGGGACGGACAGTAGGTTTTGAAGAAACTGTTAGGCAAGCCATGTTCAAGACCAACCTTGGCGGCCCCCACAAGCGGATCCCACCCGAGTCTTTCTATACAAATTCTTGGCCAGAATGTTTCTGCCAAACATCTCCACAGAATCCGGCACATAAATGTCCACCAGATAATGTGTTGGAAATTCTTGACAGCAGTTGA
- the LOC117627317 gene encoding uncharacterized protein LOC117627317 produces the protein MGKQEGTLWDDSALINAFDDAMSSYKKIHGKKMNEDSTKEEKVAINTAEQVITEVEESEEAKRQGDADDHSNDTLKTTAEAGETSNISEVKENHHVDSHVPEPYSQVAQDVQNDYSYSQGAADYNQLLNQYYEVEEKRQKLLEQLHQFGGWNYQYSGEVSGSIVQGDTAYSSQQHAVPTCQPSNPAVVCSCCPYLGQCLMAPCTSFPASLPGGSCAGRTCTNACLATSPGQSFSLEDDRIVKTAMGTAERALSSMKMKISGDSNISEDKKDEKREGEMAESTSSETDLTVVLNAWYSAGFFTGKYLVEQSVAKRRHT, from the exons ATGGGGAAGCAGGAAGGTACCTTGTGGGACGATTCAGCTCTGATCAATGCTTTTGACGATGCCATGTCCAGCTACAAG AAAATTCACGGCAAGAAAATGAATGAGGATTCAACCAAGGAAGAAAAAGTTGCCATCAACACTGCAGAACAAGTCATTACTGAGGTTGAAGAAAGTGAGGAGGCTAAAAG ACAAGGTGATGCAGATGACCATAGTAATGACACATTGAAGACTACTGCAGAAGCTGGAGAGACCAGTAATATATCAGAAGTGAAAGAAAACCATCATGTAGATTCGCATGTACCTGAGCCCTACTCACAAGTTGCTCAGGATGTGCAAAATGACTATTCATATTCACAAGGTGCAGCAGATTATAACCAGTTACTCAACCAGTATTATGAGGTTGAGGAGAAAAGACAGAAGCTACTAGAGCAGCTTCATCAGTTTGGTGGTTGGAATTATCAATATTCTGGTgaagtttctggttccattgTACAGGGGGATACTGCTTATAGTTCTCAGCAGCATGCAGTCCCTACATGCCAACCTTCTAATCCAGCTGTTGTCTGCTCATGTTGCCCGTATCTTGGTCAATGCTTGATGGCTCCATGCACTTCATTTCCTGCTAGTTTACCGGGTGGGTCATGTGCTGGTAGAACTTGTACCAATGCTTGTTTAGCAACAAGCCCTGGGCAATCATTTTCTCTTGAAGATGATCGAATTGTCAAGACGGCAATGGGGACTGCAGAAAGAGCATTATCATcgatgaaaatgaaaatttctgGTGATTCTAATATAAGTGAAG ATAAAAAGGATGAGAAGCGTGAAGGGGAAATGGCTGAAAGTACTAGCTCTGAGACAGATCTTACTGTTGTATTAAATGCGTGGTATTCTGCAGGTTTCTTTACTGGCAA GTATCTTGTGGAGCAATCTGTTGCAAAGAGGCGACATACTTAG